A window from Pangasianodon hypophthalmus isolate fPanHyp1 chromosome 4, fPanHyp1.pri, whole genome shotgun sequence encodes these proteins:
- the LOC113523984 gene encoding LOW QUALITY PROTEIN: pogo transposable element with KRAB domain (The sequence of the model RefSeq protein was modified relative to this genomic sequence to represent the inferred CDS: inserted 1 base in 1 codon; deleted 1 base in 1 codon): MNYGRLQYQDCMMASDCPEHSGSNVGQVNQQLRRAYDANFKLMVXDAAESSNNCQAAKKYGVSECNIRRWRAQEDSLRNANSQRKAYCGPKSGRFEEIDRQVCQYVAEKRNEGLPITRAVIQLKALDIAKELGIPPTEFKASLGWHNGLALRHRTSLAKHLPSDFTEKLLAFQRYVIGLRKKHSYPLDQMGNADQTPVFFDMPTSVTVHKKGEKSVIVKSTGNEKSRDGSKLPPYVILKCKTVPREATPAGIIVCAQKKGWMETELVVDWLKVVWGRRCGAFRNKRNMLILDAFRGHVTSPVKKQLRAMNGDLVIIPGGMTSQLQVLDVVVNKSFKDNLHKRYTEWLLSGNHTLTPSGKIQKPAVSLLCEWILQAWAAVPTESIINGLKRCCISNALDGHEDDILWEELLEPEHESDDSESEPSEVEHLCEE, encoded by the exons ATGAACTACGGTCGTTTACAGTACCAGGACTGCATGATGGCGAGTGATTGTCCAGAACATAGCGGTTCAAATGTCGGCCAAGTAAACCAGCAACTGAGGAGAGCTTATGATGCAAATTTTAAACTTATGG ATGACGCAGCCGAGTCATCTAACAACTGTCAAGCAGCCAAGAAATACGGCGTGTCAGAATGTAATATCAGGAGATGGCGAGCCCAAGAAGACAGTCTTAGAAATGCTAATAGTCAAAGAAAAGCTTATTGCGGTCCTAAAAGTGGCCGCTTCGAAGAAATTGACAGGCAAGTGTGTCAGTACGTAGCCGAAAAAAGAAATGAGGGGCTACCCATAACCAGAGCCGTCATCCAGTTGAAGGCACTGGACATCGCGAAAGAGCTGGGCATACCCCCCACCGAGTTCAAAGCCAGCCTTGGATGGCACAATGGATTAGCATTACGACATAGAACAAGTCTTGCAAAGCACCTGCCCTCCGACTTCACAGAGAAACTGTTGGCTTTTCAGCGCTATGTGATCGGTTTAAGGAAAAAACACTCATATCCCCTCGATCAGATGGGCAATGCAGATCAAACACCTGTG TTTTTTGATATGCCAACATCTGTCACTGTACATAAAAAAGGTGAGAAATCAGTCATTGTGAAATCTACTGGAAATGAGAAGAGCCGAGACGGGAGCAAACTTCCCCCGTACGTGATTTTAAAGTGCAAGACGGTACCCAGAGAGGCAACACCCGCTGGAATTATCGTTTGTGCTCAGAAAAAAGGCTGGATGGAGACTGAGCTTGTGGTGGACTGGCTTAAAGTGGTGTGGGGCAGACGATGTGGAGCATTCAGAAATAAGAGGAACATGCTAATTTTGGATGCTTTCCGTGGACATGTGACTTCGCCGGTCAAAAAGCAACTGCGTGCAATGAACGGTGACCTCGTCATCATACCAGGGGGGATGACAAGTCAGCTACAGGTGTTGGATGTTGTGGTTAACAAGTCATTCAAAGATAATCTGCACAAGAGGTACACAGAGTGGCTGCTGTCTGgcaatcacacactcacgccATCCGGAAAAATTCAAAAGCCCGCGGTAAGTCTGCTCTGTGAATGGATACTCCAGGCATGGGCTGCAGTGCCAACGGAGAGCATCATCAACGGCCTCAAAAGATGCTGTATCTCAAATGCTTTGGATGGGCACGAGGATGACATTCTGTGGGAGGAGCTACTGGAGCCAGAGCATGAGAGTGATGACAGTGAGAGTGAACCGAGCGAGGTAGAGCACCTCTGTGAGGAATAG